Proteins from a single region of Manis javanica isolate MJ-LG chromosome 5, MJ_LKY, whole genome shotgun sequence:
- the SALL4 gene encoding sal-like protein 4 — protein MSRRKQAKPQHINSEEDQGEQQPQQPAPEFADAAPAAPAAGEPGAPVNHPGNGREASGDGATVKRPRREETHICEKCCAEFFSFSEFLEHRKNCTKNPPVLIMSDSEGPVPSEDFSGAVLSHQPRSPSSKEGPREEGGSSGDMKEKLGTESVVYLKTETALPPALQDISYLPKGKVANTNVTLQALRGTKVAVNQRSADAPPAPLPGAHGIPWVLEQILCLQQQQLQQIQLTEQIRVQVNTWASHALHPGLAGADALKTLGGHMSQQVSAAVALLSQKAGSQGLSLDALKQARLPHANAPPAPSPVSQGLTPFTLKPDGTRVLPGVMSRLPGALLPQAPGSVLFQSPFSTVALDPSKKGKGKPPNVCPVDVKSKDEAALYKHKCKYCSKVFGTDSSLQIHLRSHTGERPFVCSVCGHRFTTKGNLKVHFHRHPQVKANPQLFAEFHDKMAAGNGVPYALSVPVPVDETSLSLDSKPVLVSGTSTVGLPQNLSSGTNPKDLLGGPLPSDLQPGPSPESEDGSVLSGVGPNPNSPRVGGFQGSGTPEPGSETLKLQQLVENIDKATSDPNECLICHRVLSCQSSLKMHYRTHTGERPFPCKLCGRAFSTKGNLKTHLGVHRTNTSVKTQHSCPICQKKFTNAVMLQQHIRMHMGGQIPNTPLPENPCDFASPEPVMVGENVSTSAVCHEDVKSIDVDEVGPQDAPSGSVKAPVSLGSIHSPSPTLGFAMMTSLEAAGKAGPAPLVLQRQSSRENGSVESDGLTNDSSSSVMGDQEYQSRSPDILETASFQALSPANSQAESIKSKSPDAGSRADSSENSRTDVEGRSSLPSTFIRTQPTYIKVEAPNTYVGSSAMSPGLTPLLAAQPRRQAKQHGCTRCGKNFSSASALQIHERTHTGEKPFVCNICGRAFTTKGNLKVHYMTHGANNSSARRGRKLAIENTMALLGTDGKRVPEMFPKEILTPSVSVDPGVWKQYTTMLNGGLAIKTNEISVIQGGSIPTLPVSLGASSVVNNAAISKIDVSQSAISTEVEKPGAADSVPKHQFPHFLEENKIAVS, from the exons ATGTCGAGGCGCAAGCAGGCGAAACCCCAGCACATCAACTCGGAGGAGGACCAGGGCGAGCAGCAGCCGCAGCAGCCGGCCCCGGAGTTTGCAGATGCGGCCCCAGCGGCGCCGGCGGCGGGGGAGCCGG GTGCGCCAGTGAATCACCCAGGGAATGGCCGCGAAGCCAGTGGAGACGGGGCGACAGTAAAGAGGCCTCGTCGGGAGGAGACTCACATCTGCGAGAAATGCTGCGCGGAGTTCTtcagcttctctgagttcctAGAACATAGGAAAAATTGCACTAAAAATCCACCTGTCCTCATCATGAGCGACAGTGAGGGGCCAGTGCCTTCAGAAGACTTCTCCGGGGCCGTGCTGAGCCACCAGCCACGCAGTCCCAGCAGTAAGGAGGGTCCCCGGGAGGAAGGAGGCAGCTCAGGGGACATGAAAGAGAAGCTGGGCACCGAGTCTGTTGTGTACTTGAAGACAGAGACCGCCCTGCCCCCCGCGCTCCAGGACATAAGCTATTTACCCAAAGGCAAAGTGGCAAACACGAACGTCACCCTTCAGGCACTACGGGGCACCAAGGTGGCGGTGAACCAGCGCAGCGCAGACGCGCCGCCGGCCCCCTTGCCCGGCGCGCACGGCATCCCGTGGGTCCTCGAGCAGATCCTGTGTCTGCAGCAGCAGCAGTTACAGCAGATCCAGCTCACCGAGCAGATCCGCGTGCAGGTGAACACGTGGGCCTCCCACGCCCTCCACCCCGGCCTGGCGGGAGCCGATGCCCTCAAGACACTGGGCGGCCACATGTCCCAGCAGGTGTCTGCAGCCGTGGCTTTGCTCAGCCAGAAAGCTGGAAGCCAGGGTCTGTCTCTGGATGCCTTGAAACAAGCCCGGCTACCTCATGCCAACGCGCCGCCCGCCCCCAGCCCCGTGTCCCAGGGGCTGACGCCCTTCACCCTGAAGCCCGACGGTACGAGGGTGCTGCCCGGCGTCATGTCGCGCCTCCCCGGGGCTCTGCTACCGCAGGCCCCTGGCTCTGTGCTCTTCCAGAGCCCTTTCTCCACGGTGGCATTAGACCCATccaagaaagggaaagggaagcccCCAAACGTCTGCCCGGTGGATGTCAAATCCAAAGACGAGGCCGCCCTCTACAAGCACAAGTGTAAGTACTGTAGCAAGGTTTTTGGGACTGATAGCTCCTTGCAGATCCACCTGCGCTCCCATACTGGAGAGAGACCCTTCGTGTGCTCTGTCTGTGGCCACCGGTTCACCACCAAGGGCAACCTCAAGGTGCACTTCCACCGGCACCCCCAGGTGAAGGCGAACCCCCAGCTCTTTGCCGAGTTCCACGACAAAATGGCGGCCGGCAATGGTGTTCCCTATGCACTCTCTGTTCCTGTCCCCGTAGATGAAACGAGCCTCTCTTTAGACAGCAAACCTGTCCTTGTATCAGGGACCTCCACTGTAGGGCTACCTCAGAATCTCTCTTCAGGGACTAACCCCAAAGACCTCCTGGGTGGCCCATTGCCCAGCGACCTGCAGCCCGGGCCTTCTCCAGAAAGTGAGGATGGGTCCGTACTATCTGGGGTGGGGCCGAACCCTAATTCCCCAAGGGTTGGTGGCTTTCAAGGGAGTGGGACGCCCGAGCCCGGGTCAGAGACCCTGAAATTGCAGCAGCTGGTGGAGAACATTGACAAGGCCACCTCCGACCCCAACGAGTGCCTCATCTGCCACCGTGTCCTGAGCTGCCAAAGCTCCCTCAAGATGCATTACCGCACCCACACTGGGGAGAGGCCCTTCCCCTGCAAGCTCTGTGGGCGGGCCTTCTCCACCAAGGGCAACCTGAAGACACACCTTGGGGTTCACCGAACCAACACGTCCGTAAAGACGCAGCACTCATGCCCCATCTGCCAGAAGAAGTTCACCAATGCTGTCATGTTGCAGCAGCATATTCGGATGCACATGGGTGGTCAGATTCCCAACACACCTCTGCCTGAGAATCCCTGTGACTTTGCGAGTCCCGAGCCAGTGATGGTCGGTGAAAACGTCAGCACGAGCGCCGTCTGTCACGAGGATGTCAAAAGCATCGATGTAGATGAGGTCGGCCCCCAGGATGCCCCCAGTGGCTCTGTGAAGGCCCCCGTGTCTCTTGGCAGCATCCACTCGCCATCGCCTACTCTCGGGTTTGCCATGATGACGTCCCTGGAGGCTGCGGGGAAAGCGGGTCCCGCACCTCTAGTCCTGCAGCGGCAGAGCAGCAGGGAAAACGGTTCCGTCGAGAGTGATGGCTTGACAAATGACTCCTCATCCTCAGTGATGGGAGACCAGGAGTATCAGAGCCGAAGTCCAGATATCCTGGAGACCGCGTCCTTCCAGGCACTGTCCCCAGCCAATAGCCAAGCAGAAAGTATCAAGTCCAAGTCTCCTGATGCTGGCAGCAGAGCAGACAGCTCCGAGAACAGCCGCACTGACGTGGAAG GTCGGAGCAGTCTCCCATCCACATTTATCCGAACCCAGCCAACCTATATCAAGGTTGAAGCTCCTAATACATATGTTGGATCCTCGGCCATGTCCCCCGGCCTGACACCTTTGTTAGCGGCCCAGCCACGTCGACAGGCCAAGCAACATGGCTGCACACGGTGTGGGAAGAACTTCTCCTCAGCGAGCGCCCTTCAGATTCATGAGCGGACTCACACCGGGGAGAAGCCTTTCGTGTGTAATATTTGCGGGCGAGCTTTCACCACCAAAGGCAATTTGAAG GTCCACTATATGACACACGGGGCCAACAATAGCTCGGCACGCCGTGGGAGGAAGCTGGCCATCGAGAACACCATGGCTCTGTTAGGAACAGACGGAAAGAGGGTCCCCGAGATGTTTCCCAAGGAAATCCTGACCCCTTCGGTGAGTGTGGACCCTGGCGTGTGGAAGCAGTACACCACCATGCTCAATGGCGGTCTGGCCATAAAAACCAACGAGATCTCCGTGATTCAGGGCGGCAGCATTCCcaccctccctgtctccctgggGGCCAGTTCCGtcgtgaataatgctgccatctCCAAGATCGATGTCTCCCAGTCTGCCATCAGTACAGAAGTGGAAAAGCCAGGTGCTGCTGACAGCGTCCCCAAACACCAGTTCCCCCACTTCCTGGAAGAAAATAAGATTGCAGTCAGCTAA